Proteins encoded together in one Labilibaculum sp. DW002 window:
- the def gene encoding peptide deformylase, which yields MILPITIYGHPVLRKVAKDIDKDYPDLEKFMADMWQTMYFADGVGLAAPQVGKSIRMFVLDASTFAEDEPELEGFKKMFINAHITERSGDEWSMSEGCLSIPGLNEDVNRPETIRIEYYDENWEFHDEEYSGFAARIIQHEYDHLDGIMFTDHCSPLKKRLLKGKLTGISKGKFKAKYRFTLAK from the coding sequence ATGATTTTACCCATTACAATATACGGGCATCCTGTATTAAGAAAAGTAGCAAAGGATATTGATAAGGATTATCCTGATTTGGAAAAATTTATGGCGGATATGTGGCAAACCATGTATTTTGCTGATGGAGTTGGTTTGGCAGCTCCACAGGTAGGAAAATCTATCCGCATGTTTGTACTTGATGCATCTACATTTGCTGAAGATGAGCCAGAATTGGAAGGTTTTAAAAAGATGTTTATTAATGCTCATATTACAGAACGTTCGGGTGATGAGTGGAGCATGTCAGAGGGGTGCTTGAGTATTCCTGGCTTAAACGAAGATGTTAATCGACCAGAAACAATCAGAATTGAGTATTACGATGAGAACTGGGAATTTCATGATGAAGAATATTCAGGTTTTGCAGCTCGAATTATTCAACACGAGTACGATCATTTAGATGGAATCATGTTTACTGACCATTGTTCACCACTAAAAAAGAGATTGTTGAAAGGTAAATTAACTGGTATTTCGAAGGGTAAATTTAAAGCAAAATATAGATTTACACTCGCTAAATAA
- a CDS encoding dihydroorotate dehydrogenase-like protein, translating to MANLNVEFMGLKLRNPIIVGACTLSATVEGARELERAGAGAIVYKSLFEEQIQMERAQLDDELDLYTERNAEMTSLFPTLEHAGPTAHILKLIDVKKNVSIPVIASLNCIYDVTWFDYAKQLEDAGVDALELNFYSMPTSMEKTATEIEEEKVKIVKTLKKRLKIPFSIKLSPYYTNTMNFVNRLDEAGASAFVLFNRLFQPEIDIQTEKHVTNFNLSNQGDFKLGIRYVGLLHKKISANLCGTNGIYTFEDVVQMLLCGADVVQMVSALYKNTPDYIAQVLSELENWMDEKGYKSIEEFRGKLSDSELKTSDIYYRAQYLDYILHPEEIINKNLMR from the coding sequence ATGGCAAATTTAAATGTAGAATTCATGGGGCTTAAGTTAAGAAACCCCATTATTGTTGGTGCTTGCACACTATCGGCAACTGTTGAAGGTGCAAGAGAATTGGAACGTGCCGGAGCTGGTGCTATTGTCTATAAATCTCTTTTTGAGGAGCAAATTCAGATGGAAAGGGCTCAACTCGACGACGAGTTAGATTTGTATACGGAACGAAATGCAGAAATGACCTCCCTCTTCCCTACTCTCGAACATGCAGGTCCTACAGCTCATATTCTAAAACTTATCGATGTTAAAAAGAATGTTTCAATTCCAGTCATTGCAAGTTTAAATTGCATTTACGATGTTACTTGGTTTGATTACGCAAAACAACTTGAAGATGCAGGTGTAGATGCTTTGGAACTCAACTTCTACTCCATGCCGACTAGTATGGAAAAAACGGCTACAGAAATCGAAGAAGAAAAAGTAAAAATCGTTAAGACTCTTAAAAAACGATTAAAAATTCCTTTTAGTATTAAACTAAGTCCTTACTACACCAATACAATGAATTTTGTAAATCGTTTAGATGAGGCTGGTGCTAGTGCATTTGTATTGTTTAACCGTTTATTTCAGCCAGAAATTGATATCCAAACAGAAAAACATGTTACGAATTTTAATTTGAGTAATCAGGGCGATTTTAAATTAGGAATACGTTATGTAGGCTTGCTTCATAAAAAGATTTCGGCAAATTTATGTGGAACAAATGGAATCTACACATTTGAAGATGTTGTTCAAATGCTATTGTGTGGTGCTGATGTTGTTCAAATGGTAAGTGCTCTTTATAAGAACACGCCTGACTATATTGCACAAGTTCTCTCGGAATTAGAAAACTGGATGGATGAAAAAGGATACAAAAGTATTGAAGAGTTTAGAGGGAAATTATCGGATTCAGAATTAAAGACATCGGATATCTATTATAGAGCTCAATATCTGGATTATATCCTTCATCCAGAAGAAATAATTAATAAAAATCTAATGAGATAA
- the nifJ gene encoding pyruvate:ferredoxin (flavodoxin) oxidoreductase: protein MAKEKKFITCDGNAAAAHIAYMFSEVSCIYPITPSSPMAENVDEWAAQGRKNLFGETVQLVEMQSEAGAAGAVHGALQAGALTTTYTASQGLLLMIPNMYKIAGELLPCVFHVSARALAAQALSIFGDHSDVYSARQTGFAMLASGSVQEVMDLSAVSHLTAIKSRVPFMNFFDGFRTSHEIQKIEAIDMDDMKGLVDYEALQAFRDRALNPETPVTRGTAQNPDVYFQAREAANPFYNAVPDIVANYMEEMTKITGREYKPFMYYGAEDAENIIIAMGSVNETIKEAVDFKNANGEKVGLVVVHLYRPFSAKHFRSVIPASVKRICVLDRTKETGANGDPLYLDVRDVFYGEENAPLIIGGRYGLGSKDVTPSQIIAVYKNLAMNEPKNQFTLGIVDDVTFTSLPLLEEVKMNSESLYEAKFYGLGSDGTVGANKNSIKIIGGSTDKYCQAYFAYDSKKSGGFTASHLRFGDEPIRSTYLVTTPDFVACHVPAYVYLYDVLKGLKKGGSFLLNSIYDAKETIKHLPDHMKKYMADNEIKFYIINGTKLGEELGLGNRTNAIMQAAFFKITGVIPFEQASEEMKKAIVKSYGNKGEKVVNMNFAAVDAGGQNVIEVPVSADWKKLSADVDAADSNDRPKFVADVCDPMNAQKGDDLPVSAFSGREDGTFPNGTTKFEKRGIAVNVPEWKDETCIQCNQCAYVCPHAAIRPFLLTDEELASAPAGTAVKPATGKELKGMHFRIQVAVEDCTGCGNCADICPAPKAKALEMKHLETQDAEKERWHYMDKTVGYKELVPKNNVKNSQFAQPLFEFSGACAGCGETPYIKLITQLYGERMMVSNATGCSSIYGGSAPSTPYCKNDKSGKGPAWANSLFEDNAEFGFGMNEGVRKMRNRIELRMTAAIEEVNADTKVAFTEWLENINNGEASVAASEKVLAALENETHAVAKEIKDLKNYLIKKSQWIFGGDGWAYDIGYGGLDHVLASGEDVNVLVMDTEIYSNTGGQASKATPVGAVAKFAAAGKVVRKKDLGMMAASYGYVYVAQVAMGANHAQYMKALKEAEAFPGPSLIIAYSPCISHGLKASMGKSQLEEKKAVEAGYWHLFRHNPLLEAEGKNPFTLDSKEPQWDKFQDFLLGEVRYTSLQKSFPERAKELFKAAEENALWRYKSYKRQAAMDYTEE from the coding sequence ATGGCAAAAGAGAAAAAATTCATTACCTGTGACGGTAATGCCGCTGCTGCACATATCGCGTATATGTTTAGCGAGGTGTCGTGTATCTACCCTATCACACCATCTTCGCCTATGGCTGAAAATGTTGACGAGTGGGCTGCACAAGGACGTAAAAATCTATTTGGCGAGACAGTACAATTAGTAGAAATGCAATCGGAAGCTGGTGCTGCAGGTGCGGTTCACGGTGCATTGCAAGCTGGTGCTTTAACTACGACTTATACTGCATCTCAGGGATTATTGTTGATGATTCCTAATATGTATAAAATTGCTGGTGAGCTTTTACCATGTGTATTCCACGTAAGTGCACGTGCTCTTGCTGCTCAGGCATTATCAATCTTCGGTGACCATTCAGACGTGTATTCAGCTCGTCAGACTGGATTCGCTATGTTGGCTTCAGGTTCTGTTCAGGAAGTTATGGACCTTTCTGCAGTGTCTCACCTTACAGCTATCAAATCAAGAGTTCCATTCATGAACTTCTTCGATGGTTTCCGTACTTCTCATGAGATTCAGAAAATCGAAGCAATCGATATGGATGACATGAAAGGTTTAGTTGATTACGAAGCGCTTCAAGCTTTCCGTGATCGTGCACTAAATCCTGAAACTCCTGTTACCAGAGGTACCGCTCAGAATCCTGACGTATACTTCCAGGCTCGTGAGGCTGCTAACCCATTTTACAATGCGGTTCCGGATATCGTAGCAAACTATATGGAAGAAATGACTAAGATTACTGGTCGTGAGTACAAGCCTTTCATGTATTATGGTGCTGAGGATGCTGAAAACATCATCATTGCAATGGGATCGGTTAACGAGACTATTAAAGAAGCTGTTGATTTCAAAAATGCTAATGGCGAAAAAGTTGGTTTAGTTGTTGTTCACCTTTACCGTCCTTTCTCTGCTAAACATTTCAGATCAGTTATTCCTGCTTCTGTTAAGCGTATTTGTGTACTTGACCGTACTAAAGAAACTGGTGCTAATGGTGATCCATTGTACTTAGACGTAAGAGATGTATTCTATGGTGAGGAGAATGCTCCTCTTATCATTGGTGGTCGTTACGGTTTAGGTTCTAAAGATGTTACGCCATCTCAAATTATTGCAGTTTACAAAAACCTTGCAATGAACGAGCCTAAGAATCAATTCACTTTAGGTATTGTTGATGACGTGACTTTCACTTCTCTTCCATTATTAGAAGAAGTTAAGATGAACTCTGAGTCTCTTTACGAAGCGAAATTCTACGGTTTAGGTTCTGATGGTACTGTAGGTGCTAACAAGAACTCGATTAAAATTATCGGTGGTTCAACTGATAAGTATTGTCAAGCTTACTTCGCTTACGATTCTAAAAAATCAGGTGGATTTACTGCTTCTCACCTTCGTTTCGGTGATGAGCCAATTCGTTCAACTTACCTTGTAACAACACCTGACTTTGTTGCATGTCACGTTCCTGCTTACGTTTATTTATACGACGTATTAAAAGGATTGAAAAAAGGTGGTTCTTTCCTATTGAACTCTATCTATGACGCTAAGGAGACTATTAAGCACCTTCCTGATCATATGAAGAAGTACATGGCTGACAATGAGATTAAATTCTACATTATCAACGGTACTAAATTAGGTGAAGAATTAGGTCTTGGTAATCGTACCAATGCAATTATGCAGGCTGCCTTCTTTAAAATCACTGGTGTTATTCCATTCGAACAGGCTTCTGAAGAAATGAAGAAAGCTATTGTTAAATCATATGGTAACAAAGGTGAGAAAGTTGTTAACATGAACTTCGCTGCTGTTGACGCAGGTGGACAAAATGTTATCGAGGTTCCTGTATCAGCTGATTGGAAAAAGCTAAGCGCTGATGTTGATGCTGCCGATTCCAATGATCGTCCTAAGTTCGTTGCTGATGTTTGTGATCCAATGAACGCTCAAAAAGGTGATGATCTTCCTGTTTCTGCATTCTCTGGTCGTGAAGATGGTACTTTCCCTAACGGAACAACTAAGTTTGAGAAGCGTGGTATCGCTGTGAATGTTCCTGAGTGGAAAGATGAAACTTGTATTCAGTGTAACCAGTGTGCTTACGTTTGTCCTCACGCTGCTATTCGTCCTTTCTTATTAACTGATGAAGAATTAGCATCTGCTCCGGCAGGAACAGCTGTTAAACCAGCTACAGGTAAAGAACTAAAAGGCATGCATTTCCGTATTCAGGTTGCTGTTGAAGACTGTACGGGTTGTGGTAACTGTGCTGATATTTGTCCTGCTCCAAAAGCAAAAGCTCTTGAAATGAAACATCTGGAAACTCAGGATGCTGAGAAAGAAAGATGGCACTATATGGACAAAACAGTTGGTTATAAGGAGCTCGTTCCTAAAAACAATGTGAAGAATTCACAATTTGCTCAGCCATTATTCGAGTTCTCCGGAGCTTGTGCAGGTTGTGGTGAAACGCCATATATCAAATTAATCACTCAACTTTATGGTGAGAGAATGATGGTATCTAATGCTACCGGTTGTTCTTCTATCTACGGTGGATCTGCTCCATCTACACCATATTGTAAGAATGATAAGTCTGGTAAGGGTCCGGCTTGGGCTAACTCATTATTCGAAGATAATGCTGAATTCGGTTTCGGTATGAACGAAGGTGTTCGTAAGATGCGTAACCGTATCGAGCTTCGTATGACAGCTGCTATCGAAGAGGTTAATGCTGACACTAAAGTTGCATTTACTGAGTGGTTAGAAAACATCAACAATGGTGAGGCTTCAGTTGCTGCATCGGAGAAAGTTCTTGCTGCTCTTGAAAACGAAACTCATGCAGTTGCTAAAGAAATCAAAGATCTTAAGAACTACTTAATCAAGAAGTCTCAGTGGATTTTCGGTGGTGACGGTTGGGCTTACGATATCGGATACGGTGGACTTGATCACGTACTAGCTTCTGGTGAAGATGTGAACGTTCTTGTAATGGATACTGAGATTTATTCTAACACAGGTGGACAAGCTTCTAAAGCAACTCCAGTTGGTGCTGTAGCAAAATTTGCTGCTGCGGGTAAAGTAGTTAGAAAGAAAGATCTAGGTATGATGGCTGCATCTTACGGATACGTATATGTTGCTCAGGTTGCAATGGGTGCTAATCATGCTCAATACATGAAAGCGCTTAAAGAGGCTGAGGCTTTCCCTGGACCATCATTGATCATCGCATACTCACCATGTATTTCTCACGGTTTGAAAGCTTCTATGGGTAAATCTCAATTGGAAGAGAAGAAAGCTGTTGAAGCTGGATACTGGCACTTATTCCGTCACAATCCATTATTGGAAGCTGAAGGAAAGAATCCATTTACACTTGACTCAAAAGAGCCACAGTGGGATAAGTTCCAGGACTTCTTGCTAGGTGAGGTTCGTTATACTTCATTACAGAAATCATTCCCTGAGCGCGCTAAGGAGTTATTCAAAGCTGCCGAGGAGAATGCATTGTGGAGATATAAATCTTACAAGCGTCAAGCTGCTATGGATTATACTGAAGAATAG
- the ppdK gene encoding pyruvate, phosphate dikinase translates to MSTKYVYTFGDGKAEGKADMKNLLGGKGANLAEMNLIGVPVPAGFTITTDVCTDYNKLGKDAVVAMIKEQVEAAVADTEKAMNAKFDAKEGFPLLLSVRSGARASMPGMMNTVLNLGMNDDTVKIVAEQSGNEKFAYDSYRRFIHMYGDVVMGVEAEEGQHNPFEVVLDKLKEAKGYKLDTELTVEDLKELVEGYKVVVREHAGVDFPTCPWEQLWGSVCAVFDSWDTERAILYRRMEGIPDDWGTAVNVQAMVYGNMGETSATGVCFSRDAATGEDQFNGEYLINAQGEDVVAGVRTPLEITLVGSKRWAERGGVSEEARKADFLSMEEAMPELYKELDTIQQKLEDHYSDMQDMEFTIQQGKLWMLQTRSGKRTGAAMVKMAVDMLEQGMIDENTAILRQEPNKLDELLHPVFEKSALEAAKELSKGLPASPGAATGQIVFSAEAAEEWAAAGKKVILVRRETSPEDLKGMYAAEGILTERGGMTSHAAVVARGMGKCCISSAAGTLVTGSSMTINGVEYKEGDFISLNGTTGIVYEGKVATITPSLDGDFGKVMDMSERNTRMYVRTNADTPADAKTAREFGAKGIGLCRTEHMFFEGDKIWKMREMILAEDVQGRKEALAKLLPVQREDFSGILEAMDGFGVTIRLLDPPLHEFTPNDAESQKEMAEKLGVSVEEVAKKVESLHEFNPMLGHRGCRLGNTYPEITEMQARAILEAACDLKAKGKDPKPEIMVPLIGTIKEFKMQEEIIREIAAAVFAEKGIEVDFLVGTMIEIPRAALTADQIAEHAEFFSFGTNDLTQMGFGYSRDDAGKFLPIYIEKGILKNDPFQVLDQEGIGQLVRMGCEKGRSTRKDIKLGICGEHGGEPSSVEFCNSVGMEYVSCSPFRVPIARLAAAQANLKQN, encoded by the coding sequence ATGAGTACTAAGTACGTTTATACTTTTGGTGATGGTAAGGCCGAAGGTAAAGCAGACATGAAGAATTTGCTTGGAGGTAAGGGTGCTAACCTTGCTGAGATGAACCTAATTGGTGTACCAGTTCCTGCTGGTTTCACTATCACTACTGACGTTTGTACTGATTACAACAAGCTTGGAAAAGATGCTGTTGTAGCAATGATTAAAGAGCAAGTTGAAGCTGCTGTAGCTGATACTGAGAAAGCTATGAACGCAAAATTTGATGCAAAAGAAGGTTTTCCTTTGTTGCTATCAGTTCGTTCTGGTGCTCGTGCTTCTATGCCAGGTATGATGAACACTGTTCTTAACCTTGGTATGAATGACGATACAGTTAAGATTGTAGCTGAGCAGTCAGGTAACGAAAAATTTGCTTACGATTCATATCGTCGTTTCATCCACATGTACGGTGACGTAGTAATGGGTGTTGAGGCTGAAGAAGGACAGCATAACCCATTCGAGGTTGTTCTTGACAAATTGAAAGAAGCTAAAGGTTACAAATTAGATACTGAACTTACAGTTGAAGACCTTAAAGAATTGGTAGAAGGTTACAAAGTAGTTGTACGTGAGCACGCTGGTGTTGACTTCCCTACTTGTCCTTGGGAGCAACTTTGGGGTTCTGTATGTGCTGTATTCGATTCATGGGATACTGAAAGAGCTATTCTTTACCGTAGAATGGAAGGTATTCCTGACGATTGGGGTACTGCAGTTAACGTACAAGCTATGGTATATGGTAACATGGGTGAGACTTCTGCAACAGGAGTTTGTTTCTCTCGTGATGCTGCTACTGGTGAAGACCAATTCAATGGTGAGTACTTGATCAACGCACAGGGTGAAGACGTTGTTGCTGGTGTTCGTACGCCACTTGAAATTACTCTTGTAGGTTCTAAGCGTTGGGCTGAGCGTGGTGGTGTTTCTGAAGAAGCTCGTAAGGCTGATTTCCTTTCAATGGAAGAAGCGATGCCTGAGCTTTACAAAGAACTAGATACTATCCAGCAGAAGCTTGAAGATCACTATTCTGATATGCAGGATATGGAGTTCACTATCCAACAAGGTAAATTGTGGATGTTGCAAACTCGTTCTGGTAAGCGTACTGGTGCTGCTATGGTTAAGATGGCTGTAGATATGTTAGAGCAAGGTATGATTGATGAGAATACTGCTATTCTTCGTCAGGAGCCTAACAAATTGGATGAGCTACTTCACCCGGTATTCGAAAAATCAGCTCTAGAGGCTGCAAAAGAGCTTTCTAAAGGTCTTCCTGCTTCTCCAGGTGCTGCTACTGGTCAAATCGTATTCTCTGCTGAAGCTGCTGAAGAGTGGGCTGCTGCTGGTAAAAAAGTAATTTTGGTACGTAGAGAGACTTCTCCTGAAGACTTGAAAGGTATGTACGCTGCTGAAGGTATTCTTACTGAGCGTGGTGGTATGACTTCTCACGCTGCTGTAGTTGCTCGTGGTATGGGTAAATGTTGTATTTCTTCTGCTGCTGGTACTTTAGTTACTGGTTCTTCAATGACTATCAACGGTGTTGAGTATAAAGAAGGTGATTTCATCTCATTGAACGGTACAACTGGTATTGTTTACGAAGGAAAAGTTGCTACTATCACTCCTTCATTAGATGGTGATTTCGGTAAGGTAATGGACATGTCAGAGCGTAACACACGTATGTATGTTCGTACAAATGCTGATACGCCAGCTGATGCTAAAACAGCTCGTGAATTCGGTGCTAAGGGTATTGGTCTATGTCGTACAGAGCACATGTTCTTCGAAGGTGATAAGATCTGGAAGATGCGTGAAATGATTCTTGCTGAAGATGTTCAAGGACGTAAAGAAGCTTTAGCTAAATTACTTCCTGTTCAGAGAGAAGACTTCTCTGGAATTCTTGAAGCTATGGACGGTTTTGGTGTAACTATTCGTCTACTGGATCCACCATTGCACGAGTTTACTCCTAACGATGCTGAGTCTCAAAAAGAAATGGCTGAAAAATTAGGTGTTTCTGTAGAAGAAGTAGCTAAAAAAGTTGAGTCTCTTCACGAGTTCAACCCAATGTTAGGTCATAGAGGTTGTCGTCTAGGTAACACTTACCCAGAGATTACTGAAATGCAAGCTCGCGCTATTCTTGAAGCTGCTTGTGATCTTAAAGCTAAAGGAAAAGATCCTAAGCCAGAGATCATGGTTCCATTGATCGGTACGATTAAGGAATTCAAGATGCAGGAAGAGATTATCAGAGAGATTGCTGCTGCAGTATTCGCTGAAAAAGGTATCGAAGTTGATTTCTTAGTAGGTACAATGATCGAGATTCCTCGTGCTGCATTGACTGCTGATCAAATCGCCGAGCATGCTGAATTCTTCTCATTCGGAACAAATGACTTAACTCAAATGGGATTCGGTTATTCTCGTGATGATGCTGGTAAATTCTTACCAATTTACATCGAGAAAGGTATCCTTAAGAATGATCCATTCCAGGTTCTTGATCAGGAAGGTATCGGACAATTAGTTCGTATGGGTTGTGAAAAAGGACGTTCAACACGTAAAGATATCAAATTAGGTATCTGTGGTGAGCACGGTGGTGAGCCATCATCAGTTGAGTTCTGTAACTCAGTTGGTATGGAGTACGTTTCATGTTCTCCTTTCCGTGTGCCAATCGCACGTTTAGCTGCTGCTCAAGCTAACTTGAAGCAAAACTAA
- a CDS encoding LVIVD repeat-containing protein, with product MKTVKLFTVLSIFISFLLGTWSCEDNIQHEYTVNSPIYMSTEEFKAAVKTENARELSVAGKIYFYQDYIFVNEKYEGIHVIDNSDPSDPKNINFITIPGNIDMAVKDDILYADSYTDLIAINILDIDNLQIEKRFDDVFPWVLPPTDNNYNLGEIDPDKGVVIGWEVKRISEKYEEPKYYPYYENVMFDASNSAGVKASNGGTGKAGSMARFMIYENTLFTLNSTWSLALFDISDPNLVTKNGTFNVGWGMETLFVHNTQLFIGARNGMYIYDINNPFSPQLLSQYDHFMSCDPVVVDDNYAYITLRAGNFCGQNTSQLDVVDLSDLSTPTLVKSYGMENPYGLGIDGDLLFVCDGTSGLKIYDASDPLNISSNLLKTYTDITPYDVIPLGNILIVVGTEGLFQYDYSDINNIKLLSTIAIPVED from the coding sequence ATGAAAACAGTAAAACTTTTTACCGTCTTATCTATTTTTATTTCATTTCTTCTAGGAACTTGGTCTTGCGAAGATAACATTCAGCACGAATACACTGTAAATTCTCCAATCTACATGTCTACTGAAGAATTCAAGGCTGCAGTAAAAACTGAAAATGCAAGAGAATTATCAGTTGCTGGAAAAATCTACTTCTACCAAGATTATATCTTTGTTAATGAAAAATATGAAGGAATTCATGTTATTGATAATTCAGATCCTAGCGATCCTAAGAATATCAATTTTATTACAATACCTGGAAATATTGATATGGCTGTAAAAGATGATATTCTTTACGCTGATTCGTATACCGACCTAATAGCAATTAATATTCTTGATATTGACAACCTACAGATTGAAAAGAGGTTTGATGATGTATTCCCTTGGGTTCTCCCACCTACAGACAATAATTACAATTTAGGTGAAATTGATCCTGATAAAGGCGTTGTTATAGGATGGGAAGTAAAAAGAATAAGTGAAAAATACGAAGAACCAAAATACTATCCTTACTATGAGAATGTTATGTTTGACGCATCAAATTCTGCAGGAGTAAAAGCATCGAATGGAGGCACTGGTAAAGCTGGATCAATGGCACGATTCATGATCTATGAAAACACATTATTTACCTTAAATTCTACTTGGTCTTTAGCCCTTTTTGATATTTCAGATCCAAATTTGGTTACAAAAAATGGAACATTCAATGTTGGTTGGGGAATGGAAACCTTATTTGTCCACAATACACAATTGTTTATTGGCGCAAGAAATGGAATGTATATTTATGATATCAATAATCCTTTCTCCCCTCAATTGCTATCACAATACGATCATTTTATGAGTTGCGATCCAGTTGTTGTAGATGATAACTATGCCTACATCACCTTAAGGGCTGGTAATTTTTGTGGCCAAAATACCAGCCAATTAGATGTAGTTGATTTAAGTGATTTAAGCACTCCAACACTTGTAAAATCGTATGGCATGGAAAATCCTTATGGTTTAGGAATTGATGGTGATTTACTTTTTGTTTGTGATGGAACTTCAGGCTTGAAAATATATGATGCTTCAGATCCTTTAAATATCAGTTCTAACTTATTGAAGACTTATACTGACATAACTCCTTATGATGTTATTCCTTTGGGAAATATTCTAATTGTGGTGGGAACGGAAGGTCTATTTCAATATGATTACTCAGATATCAATAACATAAAACTATTAAGTACAATTGCCATTCCTGTGGAAGATTAG
- a CDS encoding PepSY-associated TM helix domain-containing protein, translating into MNWNLKMRNWHRDFSYFYAGLLIAFSISGIALNHRHSWDPRDYVYESIDLKIDLPKDRDAITEEFFRQSLKENNIDLKLRGTAYRRGGYNLYFDGAYAFVNPFTGEGEIERFRTRPVLGQMVDLHKSTSNVWLWYSDIFAICVLLICITGLVIAKGKGGFKKRGWKLALLGVIIPSVLWFFL; encoded by the coding sequence ATGAATTGGAATTTAAAAATGAGAAACTGGCATCGAGATTTTTCGTACTTCTATGCTGGTTTATTAATTGCTTTTTCAATCTCAGGTATTGCTCTTAATCATCGTCATTCTTGGGATCCTAGAGACTATGTTTACGAATCAATAGACTTGAAAATTGATTTGCCAAAAGATAGAGATGCTATTACTGAAGAATTTTTTAGGCAAAGTTTAAAAGAAAACAATATTGATTTAAAGTTGAGGGGGACCGCATACAGAAGAGGAGGATATAACCTTTATTTTGATGGTGCTTACGCCTTTGTAAATCCTTTTACAGGAGAGGGTGAAATCGAACGATTTAGAACAAGACCAGTTCTTGGTCAAATGGTAGATTTGCACAAGTCGACAAGCAATGTTTGGCTTTGGTATTCAGACATTTTTGCAATATGCGTTCTTTTGATTTGTATTACCGGATTGGTAATTGCAAAAGGAAAAGGTGGTTTTAAAAAACGAGGTTGGAAATTGGCCTTGTTGGGTGTTATTATTCCTTCCGTTTTGTGGTTTTTTCTGTAA
- the ruvX gene encoding Holliday junction resolvase RuvX: protein MARLLAIDYGRKRVGLAVSDPMQIIANGLDTVHAKDVLDYIQKYMETEDVECIVVGHPKQLNNEDSESMKYLKPFLGQLKKRFPKMPIEMVDERFTSKIAFQSMIDGGMSKKQRRNKEVIDKISATIILQSYMEAKRNIF from the coding sequence TTGGCACGACTTTTAGCTATAGATTACGGAAGAAAACGAGTGGGATTAGCTGTGAGCGACCCAATGCAAATTATTGCAAACGGATTGGATACGGTTCATGCCAAAGATGTTTTGGACTACATTCAGAAATATATGGAGACCGAAGATGTTGAGTGTATTGTGGTGGGGCATCCAAAGCAGTTGAACAATGAGGATAGCGAATCAATGAAATATTTGAAACCTTTTCTTGGGCAATTGAAGAAGCGATTCCCGAAAATGCCTATCGAAATGGTTGATGAGCGTTTTACATCTAAGATTGCTTTTCAATCGATGATTGATGGTGGAATGTCCAAGAAACAAAGACGAAACAAGGAAGTTATCGATAAGATTAGTGCAACCATTATACTACAATCGTATATGGAAGCAAAAAGAAATATTTTTTAA
- a CDS encoding YhcH/YjgK/YiaL family protein translates to MVVDKIKNLGIYSNISARLAKGIEYINNTDFSKIDLGTYKIEGDDVFAMVQEYDTKNIEDCKLEGHKKYIDIQYIISGDEKIGLTTLNNQPLIEQNDEGDYSFYKGESTLIKFEAGTFGIFFPDDLHMPGVKLNEISKVRKVVVKVRA, encoded by the coding sequence ATGGTAGTTGATAAAATTAAAAACTTAGGTATTTATTCAAATATAAGTGCCAGACTGGCTAAAGGGATTGAATACATTAACAATACAGATTTCTCTAAAATTGATTTGGGAACTTATAAAATTGAAGGCGATGATGTTTTTGCAATGGTTCAGGAATATGACACAAAGAACATTGAGGATTGTAAGCTAGAAGGTCACAAAAAGTATATCGATATACAATACATTATTTCAGGAGATGAAAAAATTGGGCTTACGACTTTAAACAATCAACCATTGATCGAGCAGAACGATGAGGGAGATTATTCTTTTTACAAAGGTGAATCAACATTGATTAAGTTCGAAGCAGGTACTTTTGGAATTTTTTTTCCTGATGATCTACATATGCCTGGTGTTAAGCTAAATGAGATATCTAAAGTTCGAAAAGTTGTTGTGAAAGTGCGCGCTTAA